A stretch of the Zerene cesonia ecotype Mississippi chromosome 4, Zerene_cesonia_1.1, whole genome shotgun sequence genome encodes the following:
- the LOC119839566 gene encoding zinc finger protein basonuclin-2-like, with protein MDGKDFGAVPGLPAGLDYFMMPRVTQPAPQFDFRKLGASFSGRDDDKNEERRTPEYPSERREPPPAPWPLGLGVQFVNPATGKKRVQCNVCLKTFCDKGALKIHFSAVHLREMHKCTVEGCTMMFSSRRSRNRHSANPNPKLHSPHVRRKISAHDGRSAQPFPLLPALARLPLPPPALLPPELAARLPPPLQGSHGPTPMPPRIPLEDLRNFSEIEKMYRKIPSPEDSSRHALDLVKPHVNSDCEPYSCNESSSEVLDVDKKEPFEARIESPIHERRSYDEPEDLSVNKRKDNVKQESVCSESSSRIDTTQSDDKSSLIPNKRKRKSGNPTRCSQNNEYSVSDEEYNSDLFKNLSVACSSQANEEPLSLKKQKPEKWEPFQNGEETNVDSESITHVKAESESDDESSAPSVVREGLRLRSDLYTPSDSGSDLHALEERLARVRSPSASSDRTDDRADINDIEIPIDEENPDRCTACGKIFQNHFTLRMHYRNDHLKLLHPCDVSGCDAAFPSRRSRDRHSSNIDLHRRLLSTSSPDNREQRPAFEVNAELLNKLYADIKGLASTLESLRYGGEESSQLPNYVSETMKFYSRNLGALQAGLFPQLGERGFFPAPFLMSNATPQTGGLYGAPAGAQSARESLSPLSASSPPVLSPGRLDAAHARPREDAKLLFRETSESYKKMTSLCERQEQLYQHHVPVS; from the coding sequence ATGGACGGCAAAGATTTCGGTGCGGTCCCCGGCTTGCCGGCTGGCCTGGACTATTTTATGATGCCGCGCGTCACGCAACCCGCTCCGCAATTTGACTTCAGAAAACTCGGCGCCAGCTTCAGCGGCCGGGACGATGACAAAAATGAAGAAAGACGCACCCCGGAATATCCGTCGGAGAGACGTGAACCACCACCTGCCCCTTGGCCTCTCGGTCTCGGTGTACAGTTCGTCAATCCGGCCACCGGAAAGAAGCGAGTGCAGTGTAATGTTTGCCTTAAGACTTTCTGCGATAAAGGCgcgttaaaaatacatttttcggCTGTGCATCTGCGTGAAATGCACAAGTGTACGGTGGAAGGATGTACGATGATGTTCAGTTCGCGGCGCTCGCGTAATCGACACAGTGCTAATCCAAATCCTAAGCTGCATTCACCGCACGTGCGGCGTAAGATATCCGCGCACGATGGAAGATCAGCGCAGCCGTTTCCATTGTTGCCGGCGTTAGCGCGCTTACCCTTGCCACCGCCAGCGCTGCTACCGCCTGAACTTGCAGCACGCTTGCCACCGCCGTTACAAGGTTCACACGGTCCTACACCGATGCCTCCAAGAATTCCTCTCGAAGATCTCCGTAATTTCAGTGAAATAGAAAAGATGTACAGGAAGATTCCATCGCCAGAAGACTCTTCTCGTCATGCATTAGACCTTGTGAAGCCTCATGTGAATTCTGATTGTGAACCTTATAGTTGTAACGAAAGCAGTTCTGAAGTATTAGATGTTGATAAGAAAGAACCTTTCGAAGCACGAATTGAATCACCGATCCACGAGAGGCGGAGCTACGATGAACCAGAAGATTTAAGTGTAAATAAACGAAAAGATAATGTTAAACAAGAAAGTGTTTGTTCTGAAAGTAGTAGTAGAATAGACACAACACAGTCTGATGACAAGTCATCGCTAATTCCCAATAAACGTAAAAGAAAAAGTGGAAATCCTACAAGATGTTcgcaaaataatgaatatagtgTATCCGATGAAGAGTATAACAgtgacttatttaaaaatttatcagttGCATGTTCGAGTCAAGCGAATGAGGAGCCGTTATcactaaaaaaacaaaaacctgAAAAATGGGAGCCATTTCAGAACGGTGAGGAAACGAATGTGGATTCGGAATCGATAACTCATGTGAAGGCTGAAAGTGAATCTGATGATGAGTCGAGTGCGCCGAGTGTTGTGAGAGAGGGACTGCGGTTACGTTCCGATCTCTACACACCGAGTGACAGTGGAAGTGACTTGCACGCGTTGGAAGAAAGACTGGCGCGAGTAAGATCCCCTTCAGCTAGCAGTGATAGGACCGATGACAGAGCTGATATTAACGACATCGAAATTCCAATAGACGAAGAGAACCCTGATCGATGCACCGCTTGcggtaaaatatttcaaaatcactTCACGTTGCGAATGCATTACAGAAACGATCACCTCAAGCTTCTTCACCCTTGCGATGTGAGTGGTTGTGATGCTGCTTTCCCCTCCCGGCGCAGTCGAGACAGACACAGTTCCAACATAGATTTACACCGGAGATTATTATCCACGTCATCGCCTGATAACCGAGAGCAGCGTCCAGCGTTTGAAGTTAACGCTGAGTTACTGAACAAATTATACGCAGACATTAAAGGCCTCGCTTCCACACTTGAAAGCCTTCGATATGGCGGCGAGGAGTCATCCCAGCTACCAAACTACGTATCGGAAACGATGAAATTCTATAGCAGGAATTTAGGTGCACTACAAGCGGGTTTATTTCCCCAATTAGGAGAGAGGGGTTTTTTTCCGGCTCCATTCCTAATGAGTAACGCTACGCCTCAGACAGGTGGGCTGTATGGGGCTCCAGCGGGGGCCCAATCAGCGAGAGAGTCGTTATCGCCACTATCAGCATCATCACCGCCTGTACTGTCGCCCGGGAGGCTCGACGCAGCGCACGCGCGTCCCAGGGAAGACGCGAAACTGCTTTTTCGAGAGACTTCTGAATCCTACAAAAAAATGACCTCGTTATGCGAGCGACAGGAGCAACTGTACCAACATCACGTCCCCGTCTCATGA